A genomic window from Aythya fuligula isolate bAytFul2 chromosome 15, bAytFul2.pri, whole genome shotgun sequence includes:
- the TNRC6A gene encoding trinucleotide repeat-containing gene 6A protein isoform X5, whose translation MRELEAKATKEVERKLSRDLVQEEEEQLMEERKKRKEDKKKKEAAQKKAIEQKIKVPEQTKTSVSQPQPVTSNGTSTVTSTNNNAKRATANNQQQQTLPRYPPREVPPRFRHQEQKQLLKRGQQLPVIAANLGSTPKVLNGQSGGSTVTNKQPVINGEVPNSSKKQPGMPPIRDLVSHSPNQSDLNHSGLGSHYENSHWGPVSSNSDSSTNWDKVIVDGSDKEAWPSITGSDPELTSECMDTDSASSSGSERNLVIMASGSTGGESDGIRNGIGHGSQNKFVVGSNSNNVGNGSINGPWGLSHGTIISTCQVSVDAPDSKSESSNNRMNAWGTINSSSNGGLNPSTLNSNGNHGAWPVLENNGHALKGSVGSGNSGTNIQCSTIGQISNSQSINSKVGGSAHGSWGSLQENCDSEVNGTRKVSFSGQPQNLNTEMNGPNNTTNFMTSSLPNSAGSVQINELPNNTGHGAWRVSTMNHSQIQASPVTNGTSISHLSNGEAKNGGSYGTTWGAYGSNYSGDKCSGPNSQANGDTVNATLMQSGISGPGSTNFQINGNKGGGVWEAGTVNSQNMPWGSGNGASAGGSRRGWGNPAQNTGTNISNGEWSKLPSNQHSNESVNGNTRKFTNGWKSTEEDDLNSQSSAVSQITEQNSSWAKTGTGDSEGSTESTGCHEDRVTTEGQNRERRKVDQHALLQSIVNRTDLDPRVLSNSGWGQTPIKQNTAWDTETSPRGERKTDNGTEAWGGSVTQTSSSGGCVDRPSPNNNDTSSVSGWGDPKSATRWGDSKGSNSQGGWEEDSAATVMVKSNQSWGSGKEEKSSWNDTQKIKQGWGDGQKASQGWAVSASDGWGENSRGNHWGEAKKSSSGGSDSDRSVSGWNEPGKSNSVTWGGSNPNPNNSSGWDEPAKSNQNQGWGDPPKSSQPQGWGDSSKPVNSPEWNKQDVGSWGAPSATSKPPGSGWLGGPMPAPAKEEEPTGWEEPSPESIRRKMEIDDGTSAWGDPSKYNYKNVNMWNKNVPNSSSSSDQQAQVHQQLLSSSAMSSKESSSGSGWGEPSTPATTVDNGTSAWGKPMDTGTSWGEPISDAGGTSGWGNASLGQQASNKPGPKSMQDSWCGDDMPLTGSRQTSWEEEEDVEIGMWNSSSSQEANPSLNWPPYMKKMPTKGMMKGGNKQDETWINPFIKQFTNLSFSRESPEETIQSNKMDMSGGILQDKRMEMDKHGLSVGDYNRVVGKGPGSRPQISKESSMDRGPYFDKNGNPSMFGVGNIAAQPRSMQQPPAQPLNSSQPNPRAQVPPPLLSPQVPVSLLKYAPNNGGLSPLFGPQQVAMLNQLSQLNQLSQISQLQRLLAQQQKAQNQRSMPSGGRQQQEQQGRSLSMQQQMMQQSRQLDPNLLMKQQTPPSQQQSLHQPTMKSFLENVIPHTTPELQKGPSPINSFSSFPIGFCPISTSEIPGMNSNLNVNMDMSSIKEPQSRLRKWTTVDSISVNTSLDQNSSKHGAISSGFRLEESPFVPYDFMNSSNSPASPPGSIGDGWPRAKSPNGSSSVNWPPEFRPGEPWKGYPNIDPETDPYVTPGSVINNLSINTVREVDHLRDRNSGSSSSLNTTLPSTSAWSSIRASNYNVSLSSTAQSTSVARNSDSKSTWSPGSVTNTSLAHELWKVPLPPKSITAPSRPPPGLTGQKPPLSTWDNSLRLGGGWGNSDARYTPGSSWGESSSGRITNWLVLKNLTPQIDGSTLRTLCMQHGPLITFHLNLPHGNALVRYSSKEEVVKAQKSLHMCVLGNTTILAEFASEEEISRFFAQGQSLTPSPGWQSLGSSQNRLGSIDGSHSFSNRNDLNHWNGAGLSGTSSGDLHGTSLWGSPNYSTSLWGTPSSNDTRGISSPSPINAFLSVDHLGGGGESM comes from the exons GGATTTAGTgcaagaagaggaagaacagttgatggaagaaaggaaaaagagaaaagaagacaagaagaagaaggaagctGCTCAAAAAAAG GCCATTGAACAAAAAATCAAAG TGCCAGAACAAACAAAGACAAGTGTAAGCCAGCCTCAGCCTGTCACCTCTAACGGCACTTCCACAGTAACCAGCACTAATAATAATGCCAAGCGGGCCACAGCCAAcaatcagcagcagcagaccttGCCTCGATACCCTCCTCGTGAAGTACCACCGCGATTTCGACACCAGGAACAGAAACAGCTTCTGAAACGAGGTCAGCAGTTACCAGTTATAGCTGCAAACCTGGGATCTACTCCTAAAGTATTAAACGGCCAGTCAGGAGGCAGCACTGTCACAAATAAACAGCCAGTGATCAACGGAGAAGTGCCgaacagcagcaaaaaacagccag gcatGCCTCCCATTCGGGACTTGGTGAGCCACTCCCCTAACCAGTCAG ATCTGAACCACAGTGGTCTAGGATCCCATTATGAAAATTCTCACTGGGGACCAGTCTCTTCAAACAGTGACTCCAGCACAAACTGGGATAAAGTTATTGTAGACGGCTCTGACAAAGAAGCATGGCCATCAATCACTGGCAGTGACCCAGAGTTGACATCAGAATGTATGGACACTGACTCTGCCTCTAGCTCTGGGTCAGAGAGAAACCTCGTTATAATGGCTTCAGGGAGCACAGGTGGTGAAAGTGATGGCATTCGAAATGGCATTGGACATGGTTCTCAAAATAAGTTTGTGGTTGGTAGCAACAGCAATAATGTGGGCAATGGAAGTATTAATGGACCATGGGGTTTATCCCATGGGACCATAATAAGCACATGTCAAGTTTCTGTGGATGCTCCTGACAGCAAATCTGAAAGTAGCAACAATAGAATGAATGCTTGGGGCACCATAAACTCTTCATCAAATGGAGGGTTAAATCCAAGCACTTTGAATTCAAATGGCAACCATGGTGCCTGGCCTGTATTGGAGAACAATGGACATGCCCTGAAAGGGTCTGTAGGGAGTGGTAATTCTGGCACAAATATTCAGTGCAGTACCATAGGTCAGATATCTAACAGTCAGAGTATTAACTCTAAAGTGGGTGGTTCAGCCCATGGTTCCTGGGGAAGCCTTCAGGAAAATTGTGATTCTGAAGTAAATGGTACAAGGAAGGTTTCATTCAGTGGGCAACCTCAAAACCTTAACACTGAAATGAATGGACCAAATAACACTACTAACTTTATGACCTCTAGTTTACCAAACTCTGCTGGTTCAGTGCAGATTAACGAACTGCCTAATAATACAGGGCATGGGGCCTGGCGCGTGAGCACAATGAATCATTCTCAGATTCAGGCCTCTCCAGTTACAAATGGCACTTCCATTTCTCACCTTAGCAATGGTGAGGCGAAAAATGGTGGATCTTATGGTACTACATGGGGTGCCTATGGTTCTAATTACTCTGGAGACAAATGTTCAGGCCCGAACAGCCAAGCTAATGGTGACACTGTGAATGCAACTCTAATGCAGTCGGGCATTAGTGGGCCTGGCAGCACTAACTTTCAAATCAATGGGAATAAAGGAGGAGGGGTGTGGGAAGCAGGGACAGTCAACTCCCAGAACATGCCATGGGGAAGTGGAAACGGTGCAAGTGCTGGCGGAAGTAGAAGAGGATGGGGCAACCCTGCACAAAACACTGGCACTAACATTTCAAATGGTGAATGGAGTAAACTGCCTAGTAATCAGCATTCCAATGAAAGTGTAAATGGAAATACCAGGAAGTTTACAAACGGATGGAAATCTACTGAAGAGGATGACCTTAACAGCCAGAGTTCTGCTGTGTCTCAGATAACCGAGCAGAATAGCTCATGGGCCAAAACAGGTACGGGGGACAGTGAAGGTAGTACGGAGAGCACTGGATGCCATGAAGACAGAGTTACTACAGAAGGACAGAATcgagagagaagaaaagtagACCAGCATGCATTACTCCAAAGCATAGTGAACAGAACTGACTTAGATCCGCGTGTCCTTTCCAACTCTGGTTGGGGACAGACTCCAATCAAACAGAACACTGCCTGGGATACCGAAACATCACCAAGaggtgaaagaaaaactgacaATGGGACAGAGGCCTGGGGAGGCTCTGTGACACAGACTTCCAGCTCAGGGGGGTGTGTGGATAGACCTAGCCCTAATAATAATGATACCTCATCTGTATCAGGGTGGGGAGATCCAAAGTCTGCTACAAGGTGGGGAGACTCCAAAGGGTCAAATAGCCAAGGGGGGTGGGAAGAGGATTCTGCTGCTACAGTAATGGTCAAGAGCAATCAATCATGGGGAAgtggcaaagaagaaaagtcaTCTTGGAATGACACACAGAAGATCAAACAGGGATGGGGCGATGGGCAAAAGGCCAGCCAGGGTTGGGCAGTTTCTGCCAGTGATGGCTGGGGTGAAAATTCAAGAGGTAACCATTGGGGTGAGGCTAAGAAATCTAGTTCAGGAGGTAGCGACAGTGACAGATCAGTATCTGGTTGGAATGAGCCAGGTAAATCAAATTCTGTTACTTGGGGAGGTAGTAATCCAAACCCGAATAATTCTTCAGGATGGGATGAGCCTGCAAAGTCTAATCAgaaccagggctggggagaccCTCCCAAATCCAGTCAGCCTCAAGGTTGGGGGGATTCGTCAAAGCCAGTCAACTCTCCGGAATGGAACAAACAAGATGTTGGATCCTGGGGAGCGCCGTCTGCCACCAGTAAACCACCGGGGTCAGGCTGGCTGGGCGGACCGATGCCAGCCCCAGCAAAGGAGGAGGAACCCACTGGCTGGGAGGAGCCATCCCCTGAATCAATACGCCGCAAAATGGAAATTGATGATGGAACTTCTGCTTGGGGTGATCCAAGCAAATACAACTACAAAAATGTGAATATGTGGAATAAAAATGTCCCAAACAGTAGCAGCAGTTCAGACCAGCAAGCACAGGTACATCAGCAGCTACTGTCTTCAAGTGCCATGTCTAGCAAGGAGAGCAGTTCGGGTTCTG GTTGGGGAGAGCCTTCTACTCCAGCCACTACTGTAGATAATGGAACTTCAGCGTGGGGTAAGCCCATGGATACTGGTACTAGCTGGGGAGAACCCATCAGCGATGCAGGAGGCACCTCTGGCTGGGGAAACGCTTCTCTTGGTCAACAGGCTTCAAATAAACCTG GGCCTAAATCTATGCAAGATAGTTGGTGTGGAGATGATATGCCATTGACTGGCAGTCGTCAGACcagctgggaggaagaagaggatgtAGAGATTGGAATGTGGAACAGCAGTTCTTCACAAGAAGCTAACCCATCTTTAAATTGGCCAccatatatgaaaaaaatgcccACAAAG ggAATGATGAAAGGTGGAAATAAGCAAGATGAAACATGGATCAATCCATTCATTAAGCAATTCACAAATCTTAGTTTCTCA AGAGAATCACCAGAAGAAACCATACAGAGCAATAAGATGGACATGTCTGGAg GGATATTGCAAGATAAGAGAATGGAGATGGATAAGCATGGCCTCAGTGTCGGAGATTACAATCGTGTGGTTGGAAAAGGCCCTGGTTCTCGTCCTCAGATTTCCAAAGAGTCTTCCATGGATCGCGGTCCTTACTTTGATAAG AATGGCAATCCCAGTATGTTTGGTGTTGGTAATatagcagcacagcccaggagcatgcagcagcctccagcacaaCCTCTTAATTCATCTCAGCCTAATCCACGTGCTCAAGTGCCTCCTCCATTACTATCCCCTCAG GTTCCAGTATCATTACTGAAGTATGCACCAAACAACGGTGGCCTGAGCCCACTTTTTGGCCCACAACAGGTAGCCATGTTGAATCAACTGTCCCAGTTAAACCAGCTTTCTCAGATCTCCCAGTTACAG CGGTTGTTGGCTCAGCAGCAAAAAGCGCAGAATCAAAGAAGCATGCCTTCTGGTGGTCGTcaacagcaggagcagcag ggtCGATCTCTTAGTATGCAGCAACAGATGATGCAACAGTCCCGTCAGCTTGATCCAAACCTGTTAATGAAGCAGCAAACTCCGCCGTCTCAACAGCAGTCACTCCATCAACCCACCATGAAATCTTTCCTTGAGAATGTCATACCCCATACTACTCCTGAGCTACAGAAAGGGCCATCACCAATAAATTCATTCAGCAGCTTCCCTATAG GCTTCTGTCCAATTTCTACTTCAGAAATTCCAG GAATGAACTCAAACTTGAATGTAAACATGGATATGAGCAGTATTAAAGAGCCACAATCTCGATTGAGGAAATGGACTACAGTCGACAGCATTTCTGTGAACACATCATTAGATCAAAACTCCAGCAAACATG gtGCTATTTCAAGTGGTTTTAGGCTGGAAGAGTCTCCATTTGTTCCATATGACTTTATGAACAGCAGTAATTCACCAGCCAGTCCTCCTGGATCTATTGGGGATGGCTGGCCCCGTGCCAAATCGCCTAATGGCTCTAGCAGTGTTAACTGGCCACCAG AATTTCGTCCTGGTGAGCCATGGAAAGGTTATCCAAACATTGACCCTGAAACTGACCCTTACGTCACTCCTGGCAGTGTCATAAACAATCTTTCAATTAATACTGTGCGGGAAGTTGACCACCTCAGGGACAGGAACAGTG GGTCATCCTCATCTTTGAACACCACGCTGCCTTCAACTAGTGCCTGGTCATCCATTCGTGCCTCCAACTACAATGTTTCCCTCAGCAGTACAGCACAAAGCACTTCAG TAGCCAGAAACAGTGATTCCAAATCAACATGGTCTCCTGGATCAGTCACTAACACCTCTCTGGCTCATGAGCTGTGGAAGGTCCCTTTGCCACCTAAAAGCATCACTGCTCCGTCCCGCCCACCTCCAGGGCTAACAGGCCAGAAACCACCTTTGTCCACTTGGGATAATTCCCTTCGTTTGGGTGGAGGATGGGGAAATTCTGATGCCAGATATACCCCTG gTTCAAGCTGGGGTGAGAGCAGCTCAGGGAGAATAACAAATTGGCTTGTTCTAAAAAACCTTACACCTCAG ATTGATGGCTCAACCCTGCGTACTCTGTGCATGCAGCACGGTCCACTAATAACATTCCACCTTAACCTCCCACATGGTAATGCTTTGGTCCGTTACAGTTCAAAAGAAGAGGTAGTGAAGGCACAAAAATCTCTGCACAt GTGTGTATTAGGGAACACTACTATTCTTGCTGAGTTTGCCAGTGAAGAGGAGATTAGTCGCTTCTTTGCACAAGGCCAGTCTCTGACTCCGTCTCCTGGCTGGCAGTCTCTTGGATCCAGCCAGAACCGACTTGGATCCATTGACGGTTCCCATTCGTTCTCAAACCGTAATGATCTAAATCACTGGAATGGTGCTGGGCTGTCGGGAACTAGCAGTGGAGACCTTCATGGCACTTCACTATGGGGGAGCCCCAACTATTCCACGAGCCTGTGGGGCACCCCGAGCAGCAATGACACCAGGGGAATTAGCAGCCCATCCCCCATCAACGCTTTCCTTTCTGTTGACCACCTAGGTGGAGGTGGAGAGTCCATGTaa